In the Malaclemys terrapin pileata isolate rMalTer1 chromosome 12, rMalTer1.hap1, whole genome shotgun sequence genome, one interval contains:
- the LOC128846154 gene encoding olfactory receptor 958-like, with amino-acid sequence MGRVNHTMVTHFILLGIPNTDGLQTILFVTFLAFYLCTLLGNLLIFSAILADPRLHTPMYFFLCNLSVLDIGISSISIPKLLANLWAQSRVISLGGCMSQVFFWHFLGSTECLLYTVMAYDRYVAICHPLRYLLVMNRRVCALLAAGTWITSSFHATILTSLTFTLPYCGSNVVEYFFCDIFPVVKLACADTYVIETVSFTNIGVVPMTCFLLILTSYVRIIYSVLKMNSAEGRRKAASTCTSHLVVVTLFFGPCALVYTQPQLSKVLVTPVHIFGNVVTPMLNPAIYTLRNKEVKAALRKLRGGQTLLDAVRQL; translated from the coding sequence ATGGGGCGGGTCAACCACACTATGGTGACTCATTTCATCCTCTTAGGGATCCCCAACACCGACGGCCTCCAGACCATCCTCTTCGTCACCTTCTTAGCCTTCTACCTCTGCACCCTGCTGGGCAACCTGCTCATCTTCTCAGCCATCCTCGCTGACCCCCGCctgcacacccccatgtacttcttcctctgCAACCTCTCTGTGCTGGACATTGGAATCTCTTCCATCAGCATCCCTAAATTGCTGGCCAACCTCTGGGCTCAGAGCAGGGTCATCTCGCTGGGCGGGTGCATGTCCCAGGTCTTCTTCTGGCACTTCCTGGGCAGTACCGAGTGCCTGCTCTACACCGTCATGGCCTACGACCGGTATGTGGCCATCTGCCACCCGCTGCGCTACCTGCTCGTCATGAACCGGAGGGTGTGCGCCCTCCTGGCCGCTGGCACCTGGATCACCAGctccttccacgccaccatcctcacCAGCCTGACCTTCACGCTGCCCTACTGCGGGTCCAACGTGGTGGAAtatttcttctgtgacatcttCCCGGTGGTCAAGCTGGCCTGTGCGGACACGTATGTCATTGAGACTGTGAGCTTCACCAATATTGGGGTGGTGCCCATGACCTGCTTCCTTCTCATCCTCACCTCCTATGTCAGGATCATCTACTCTGTCCTGAAGATGAACTCAGCCGAAGGGCGGCGCAAAGCAGCCTCCACTTGCACCTCGCATCTAGTGGTGGTGACGCTGTTCTTCGGGCCCTgtgccctggtctacacacagccccagctaagCAAAGTGCTGGTGACCCCTGTGCACATATTCGGCAACGTGGTCACGCCCATGCTGAACCCGGCCATCTACACGctgaggaacaaggaggtgaAAGCGGCtctgagaaaactgagagggggtCAAACACTGCTTGATGCAGTGAGGCAGCTGTAG
- the LOC128846155 gene encoding olfactory receptor 958-like: MGLVNHTLVTHFILLGIPNTDGLQTILFVTFLAFYLCTLLGNLLIFSAILADRRLHTPMYFFLCNLSVLDIGISSISIPKLLANLWAQSRVISLGRCMSQVFFWHFLCSTECLLYTVMAYDRYVAICHPLRYLLIMNWRVCALLAAGTWITSSFHATILTSLTFTLPYCGSNVVDYFFCDIFPVVKLACADTYVIETVSFTNIGVVPMTCFLLILASYICIVYSVLKINSVEGRHKAASTCGSHLAVVTLFFGPCALVYMQPQLSNVLVTPVQIFGNVVTPMLNPAIYTLRNKEVKAALRKLRGGVQRLHVDAVRQLQE, encoded by the coding sequence ATGGGGCTGGTCAACCACACTCTGGTGACTCATTTCATCCTCTTAGGGATCCCCAACACCGACGGCCTCCAGACCATCCTCTTCGTCACCTTCTTAGCCTTCTACCTCTGCACCCTGCTGGGCAACCTGCTCATCTTCTCAGCCATCCTCGCTGACCGCCGCctgcacacccccatgtacttcttcctctgCAACCTCTCCGTGCTGGACATTGGAATCTCTTCCATCAGCATCCCTAAATTGCTGGCCAACCTCTGGGCTCAGAGCAGGGTCATCTCGCTGGGCAGGTGCATGTCTCAGGTCTTCTTCTGGCACTTCCTGTGCAGCACCGAGTGCCTGCTCTACACCGTCATGGCCTACGACCGGTACGTGGCCATCTGCCACCCGCTGCGCTACCTGCTCATCATGAACTGGAGGGTGTGCGCCCTCCTGGCCGCCGGCACCTGGATCACCAGctccttccacgccaccatcctcacCAGCCTGACCTTCACGCTGCCCTACTGCGGGTCCAACGTGGTGGActatttcttctgtgacatcttCCCAGTGGTCAAGCTGGCCTGTGCGGACACGTACGTCATCGAGACTGTGAGCTTCACCAATATTGGGGTGGTTCCCATGACCTGCTTCCTCCTCATCCTCGCGTCCTACATCTGCATAGTCTACTCCGTCCTGAAGATAAACTCAGTCGAAGGGCGGCATAAAGCAGCCTCCACTTGCGGCTCACATCTGGCTGTGGTGACGCTGTTCTTTGGGCCCTGTGCCCTGGTCTACATGCAGCCCCAGCTGAGCAATGTGCTGGTGACCCCTGTGCAGATCTTTGGCAACGTGGTCACGCCCATGCTGAACCCGGCCATCTATACGctgaggaacaaggaggtgaAAGCGGCtctgagaaaactgagaggggggGTCCAACGCCTGCACGTTGATGCAGTGAGGCAGCTGCAGGAGTAG
- the LOC128846156 gene encoding olfactory receptor 958-like yields MYAALCLRSGDFHPHTLLRFHTPGGNSLALSHASGCMSQVFFYHFLGSTECLLCTVMAYDRYVAICHPLRYLLIMNWRVCALLAAVTWITSSFHATILTSLTFTLPYCGSNVVDYFFCDIFPVVKLACADTYIIETVTFTNTGMVPMTCFLLILTSYVRIVYSILKINSADGRRKAASTCGSHLAVVTLFFGPCALVYTQPQLSTGMVTAVQLFGYVITPMLNPAIYTLRNKEVKAALRKLRGGQMPPR; encoded by the exons ATGTATGCTGCCCTCTGTCTGCGCAGCGGTGATTTTCACCCTCACAC GTTACtccgttttcacacccctgggggGAATTCTCTGGCGTTGTCACACG CCAGTGGGTGCATGTCCCAGGTCTTCTTCTACCACTTTCTGGGCAGCACCGAGTGCCTGCTCTGCACCGTCATGGCCTACGACCGGTACGTGGCCATCTGCCACCCGCTGCGCTACCTGCTCATCATGAACTGGAGGGTGTGCGCCCTCCTGGCCGCCGTCACCTGGATCACCAGctccttccacgccaccatcctcacCAGCCTGACCTTCACGCTGCCCTACTGCGGGTCCAACGTGGTGGActatttcttctgtgacatcttCCCGGTGGTCAAGCTGGCCTGTGCAGACACGTACATCATCGAGACTGTGACCTTCACCAACACTGGTATGGTGCCCATGACCTGCTTCCTCCTCATCCTCACCTCCTACGTCAGGATCGTCTACTCCATCCTGAAGATAAACTCGGCCGACGGGAGGCGCAAAGCAGCCTCCACTTGTGGCTCACATCTGGCGGTGGTGACGCTGTTCTTCGGGCCctgtgccctggtctacactcagCCCCAGCTGAGCACAGGGATGGTGACCGCTGTGCAGCTCTTTGGCTATGTGATCACGCCCATGCTGAACCCGGCCATCTACACGctgaggaacaaggaggtgaAAGCGGCtctgagaaaactgagagggggtCAAATGCCTCCACGTTGA
- the LOC128846157 gene encoding olfactory receptor 10G6-like: MECGNRSQIPHFILVGLSYPPELRVPLFLFFLLIYLLTLCGNLLILLAVARERRLHKPMYWFLCHLSFLDMTVSSVVVPKVVAGFLSGGGAISFHGCVAQLFFFHFLGCTECFLYTVMAYDRFLAICKPLRYSVIMNRRACLCLAAGTWLGGSLHSLIETALTFRLPYGRDTQVGYIFCDIPAVLKLACGDTALNELVTFIDVGFVAMTCFLLILTSYVYIVSAILRIRSTEGRRRAFSTCVAHITVVVTYYVPLIFIYLRPGSQHPVDRVVGIFYTTVTPLLNPLIYTLRNKEMKAALMKILSQIR; the protein is encoded by the exons ATGGAGTGTGGGAACAGATCCCAGATCCCCCATTTCATCCTGGTGGGGCTCTCATACCCCCCAGAGCTGCGGGTGCCCTtgttcctcttcttcctcctcatctaCCTGTTGACGCTGTGCGGGAACCTGCTCATCCTGCTGGCGGTGGCCCGGGAGCGCCGGCTGCACAAGCCCATGTACTGGTTCCTCTGCCACTTGTCCTTCCTGGACATGACGGTCTCCTCGGTGGTGGTGCCCaaggtggtggccggcttcctgTCGGGCGGCGGGGCCATCTCCTTCCATGGCTGCGTGGCCCAGCTCTTCTTCTTCCACTTCCTGGGCTGCACCGAGTGCTTCCTCTACACGGTCATGGCCTACGACCGCTTCCTGGCCATCTGCAAGCCACTGCGCTACAGCGTCATTATGAACCGCAGAGCCTGCCTGTGCCTGGCAGCGGGGACCTGGCTAGGGGGCTCCCTACACTCGCTGATAGAGACTGCACTCACCTTCCGCCTGCCCTATGGCCGGGACACCCAGGTAGGTTACATCTTCTGCGATATCCCGGCTGTGCTGAAGCTGGCCTGCGGGGACACAGCGCTCAACGAGCTGGTGACATTCATCGACGTGGGATTCGTGGCCATGACCTGCTTCCTGCTGATCCTGACGTCCTATGTCTACATTGTCTCGGCCATCCTGAGGATCCGCTCCACTGAGGGCAGGCGTCGGGCCTTCTCCACCTGCGTGGCACATATCACCGTGGTGGTGACCTACTACGTGCCCCTGATCTTCATCTACCTGAGGCCGGGGTCCCAGCACCCCGTGGACAGGGTGGTGGGTATATTCTACACCACGGTGACCCCGCTCCTCAACCCCCTCATCTACACGctgaggaacaaggagatgaAAGCTGCCCTCATGA aaattttatcaCAAATCCGTTGA
- the LOC128846879 gene encoding olfactory receptor 958-like, with the protein MGRVNHTVVTHFILLGIPNTDGLQTILFVTFLAFYLCTLLGNLLIFSAILADARLHTPMYFFLCNLSVLDIGISSISTPKFLTILWAQSRVISRGGCMSQVFFWHFLGSTECLLYTVMAYDRYVAICHPLRYLLIMNRRVCALLAAGTWIASSFHATILTSLTFTLPYCGSNVVDYFFCDIFPVVKLACADTYVIEMVTFTNTGMVPMTCFLLILASYVRIVYSVLKMNSAEGRRKAASTCASHLAVVTLFFGPCALIYTQPQLSKVLVTPVHIFGNVGTPMLNPAIYTLRNKAVKAALRKLRGGQTPAH; encoded by the coding sequence ATGGGGCGGGTCAACCACACTGTGGTGACTCATTTCATCCTCTTAGGGATCCCCAACACCGACGGCCTCCAGACCATCCTCTTCGTCACCTTCTTAGCCTTCTACCTCTGCACCCTGCTGGGCAACCTGCTCATCTTCTCAGCCATCCTCGCTGATGCCCGCctgcacacccccatgtacttcttcctctgTAACCTCTCTGTGCTGGACATTGGAATCTCTTCCATCAGCACCCCTAAATTTCTGACCATCCTCTGGGCTCAGAGCAGGGTCATCTCGCGGGGTGGGTGCATGTCCCAGGTCTTCTTCTGGCACTTCCTGGGCAGCACCGAGTGCCTGCTCTACACCGTCATGGCCTACGACCGGTACGTGGCCATCTGCCACCCGCTGCGCTACCTGCTCATCATGAACCGGAGGGTGTGCGCCCTCCTGGCCGCTGGCACCTGGATCGCCAGctccttccacgccaccatcctcacCAGCCTGACCTTCACGCTGCCCTACTGCGGGTCCAACGTGGTGGActatttcttctgtgacatcttCCCGGTGGTCAAGCTGGCCTGTGCAGACACGTACGTCATTGAGATGGTGACCTTCACCAACACTGGCATGGTGCCCATGACCTGCTTCCTCCTCATCCTCGCCTCCTATGTCAGGATCGTCTACTCTGTCCTGAAGATGAACTCAGCCGAAGGGCGGCGTAAAGCAGCCTCTACTTGTGCCTCACATCTGGCTGTGGTGACGCTGTTCTTTGGGCCCTGCGCCCTGATCTACACTCAGCCCCAGCTGAGCAAAGTGCTGGTGACCCCTGTGCACATATTCGGCAACGTGGGCACGCCCATGCTGAACCCGGCCATCTACACGCTCAGGAACAAGGCGGTGAAAGCGGCtctgagaaaactgagagggggtCAAACGCCTGCACATTGA